A window of the Thermoanaerobaculales bacterium genome harbors these coding sequences:
- a CDS encoding tetratricopeptide repeat protein — MNRSTSELLRYDAGQSAFPGWALIEVTGRHRERFLHSQLTSDVRSLETGSGQLSALLDAGGRLQSFFFLHKLPDAIRLLAPAGAAPHTVDRLRARVIADEVAVEGLETGAMRLVLGPAAVELAARLPPGRAFPVEGWGSRGFVCWDVDPGAPDELDAGELEARRVLSGLPRWGAEVTAGMLVTETALLAGAVSFGKGCYLGQETVAKVVSHRGPAVAPALLRLDHDLRSPQALTGTAFAVDGRERAGTVRSWARWQGSTYLQASLRRELRVDGLALTCRFDGGLELAAVVVPLPLLRTPAPQSEAEGLLLRATELVVADREDEAIALLERAIAVAPGFADAYEGLGVLLGRRARYEDAIAVMRRLLEADPDSVMAHTNMSVYHNRLGRIEDAEREARAAAVKAAERRRREQHRDETERGARERAAADRGRREEMFRQVLAIDPDDALANFGLGQLKVEAGDHREAVSLLERAIAADRDHSAAHLALGRALEGLGEADRARQVYRAGVGVAARRGDLKTASLMHERLGALDRSDGAPSPQRREQDADPAGVSS; from the coding sequence GTGAATCGTTCAACGTCTGAGCTGCTGCGGTACGACGCCGGCCAGTCCGCGTTCCCGGGGTGGGCGCTGATCGAGGTCACGGGCCGCCACCGCGAGCGCTTCCTGCACAGCCAGCTGACGTCCGACGTGCGGTCCCTCGAGACAGGATCGGGCCAGCTGTCGGCGCTGCTCGACGCCGGCGGCCGCCTGCAGTCGTTCTTCTTCCTTCACAAGCTGCCCGACGCGATTCGCCTGCTGGCGCCGGCGGGAGCTGCGCCGCACACCGTCGACCGCCTGCGGGCACGGGTCATCGCCGACGAGGTGGCGGTCGAGGGCCTGGAGACCGGTGCGATGAGGCTGGTCCTCGGGCCGGCCGCGGTCGAGCTCGCCGCCCGGCTGCCGCCGGGCAGGGCGTTCCCGGTCGAAGGCTGGGGGTCGCGGGGCTTCGTGTGCTGGGACGTCGACCCAGGCGCGCCCGATGAGCTCGACGCGGGCGAGCTCGAGGCACGGCGGGTGCTGAGCGGCCTGCCGCGGTGGGGGGCGGAGGTGACGGCCGGCATGCTCGTCACCGAGACCGCGCTGCTCGCGGGCGCGGTGTCGTTCGGCAAGGGCTGCTACCTCGGCCAGGAGACGGTGGCCAAGGTGGTGAGCCACCGGGGCCCGGCGGTGGCCCCGGCGCTGCTGCGCCTCGATCACGACCTGCGGAGCCCGCAGGCGCTGACCGGCACGGCCTTTGCGGTGGACGGCCGCGAACGCGCCGGCACGGTGAGGTCGTGGGCCCGCTGGCAGGGAAGCACCTACCTGCAGGCCAGCCTGCGGCGCGAGCTGCGGGTCGACGGTCTGGCCCTGACCTGCCGTTTCGACGGCGGACTCGAGCTCGCCGCGGTCGTCGTGCCGCTGCCGCTGCTGCGGACCCCGGCGCCCCAGTCCGAGGCCGAGGGGCTCCTGCTGAGGGCGACGGAGCTGGTCGTCGCCGACCGCGAGGACGAGGCCATCGCGCTGCTCGAGCGGGCGATCGCGGTCGCACCCGGCTTCGCCGATGCCTACGAGGGGTTGGGCGTGCTGCTCGGGCGCCGCGCCCGCTACGAGGACGCGATCGCGGTCATGCGGCGCCTGCTCGAGGCCGACCCCGACTCGGTGATGGCCCACACCAACATGTCCGTCTACCACAACCGGCTCGGCCGGATCGAGGACGCCGAGCGGGAGGCCCGGGCGGCGGCGGTCAAGGCTGCCGAGCGCCGGCGGCGTGAGCAGCACCGCGACGAGACGGAGCGCGGGGCGCGCGAGCGCGCCGCCGCGGACCGCGGCCGCCGCGAGGAGATGTTCCGGCAGGTGCTCGCGATCGATCCCGACGACGCGCTCGCCAACTTCGGTCTCGGACAGCTCAAGGTCGAGGCCGGGGACCACCGCGAGGCGGTGTCGCTTCTCGAGCGGGCGATCGCGGCGGACCGCGACCACTCGGCGGCGCACCTCGCCCTCGGCCGCGCGCTGGAGGGCCTCGGCGAGGCCGATCGGGCGCGCCAGGTCTACCGGGCGGGAGTCGGGGTCGCGGCCCGGCGCGGCGATCTCAAGACGGCGAGCCTGATGCACGAGAGGCTGGGGGCGCTCGACCGCTCGGACGGCGCGCCGTCCCCGCAGCGCCGGGAACAGGACGCGGACCCGGCAGGAGTATCCTCGTGA
- a CDS encoding transglutaminase-like domain-containing protein translates to MQQSVGRRQAVLVVALAVAGFGIAGAIRVVGQRLTPVQPEPPVRVPLFVDPAAVDHASRFRFSFDPPEALAALRRQERLDELVAGSASDREALRRLMEWTGDQWALGVPSPYPPPDAQVILRDIRAGFTGGFCAQYCFVLTQAIQSFGIPARLVTITGHEVVEGWLRDEGRWVLLDPTYRLQVVDAAGRPLDALEVRRGVERGDAVAVTAGHRLPEAEAAYLARYRRFAVWLRNDLVSRPMNFTDFARYLVWFDPPDESGRAPESLVTTFAADLYPAGERGGP, encoded by the coding sequence ATGCAGCAGTCGGTGGGCCGGCGCCAGGCGGTGCTGGTAGTGGCGCTGGCGGTGGCCGGGTTCGGCATCGCCGGGGCGATTCGGGTGGTCGGGCAGCGGCTGACCCCCGTCCAGCCCGAGCCGCCGGTGCGGGTGCCGCTGTTTGTCGACCCGGCCGCGGTCGACCATGCCTCCCGCTTCCGCTTCAGCTTCGACCCGCCGGAGGCGCTGGCGGCGCTGCGGCGGCAGGAGCGCCTCGACGAGCTGGTCGCGGGCTCGGCATCCGACCGGGAGGCGCTGCGCCGGCTGATGGAGTGGACCGGCGACCAGTGGGCGCTGGGCGTGCCGAGCCCCTATCCGCCGCCCGACGCGCAGGTGATCCTGCGTGACATCCGGGCCGGGTTCACCGGCGGATTCTGCGCCCAGTACTGCTTCGTGCTGACCCAGGCGATCCAGAGCTTCGGCATTCCGGCGCGGCTGGTGACCATCACCGGCCACGAGGTGGTCGAGGGGTGGCTGCGCGACGAGGGGCGCTGGGTCCTGCTCGATCCGACCTACCGCCTCCAGGTGGTCGACGCCGCGGGGCGGCCGCTCGACGCGCTCGAGGTCCGGCGCGGCGTGGAGCGGGGCGACGCGGTCGCCGTGACCGCGGGCCACCGGCTGCCCGAGGCCGAGGCGGCGTACCTCGCCCGCTACCGCCGCTTCGCGGTGTGGCTCCGCAACGACCTGGTGAGCCGGCCGATGAACTTCACCGACTTCGCGCGCTACCTGGTCTGGTTCGACCCTCCGGACGAGAGCGGGCGGGCGCCGGAGTCGCTGGTCACGACCTTTGCCGCGGACCTCTACCCGGCCGGCGAGCGGGGCGGCCCGTGA
- the pepT gene encoding peptidase T — translation MPATLNAADRRQLLERFLRYVAVDTQSDDASTTSPSTEKQKDLARLLADELRALGCGDAAMNEWGYVFATIPGNLPTGHPAAGSVPTIGLIAHMDTYFATPGGGVRPRVIESYDGSDIELGPGQVLDVTGNPNLARCVGQTLIHTDGTTLLGADDKAGVAEIMTLVAWLRDHPEFLHGPIRIAFTTDEEVGRGTEHFDVGAFGADYAYTLDGSDLGEIEDETFCADTALVTVTGHDVHPGYAKGKLVNAVRVAAAIIDRLDPNHLPETTEARQPYLHPYTISGNVSAIELKLLVRAFSIEELREREDHLRQVIAGVSTRFPAAKIDLAIQESYRNMAYKIREDIKVLDYALEAVKRVGIEPKRQAIRGGTDGARLSFMGLLTPNIWAGGQSFHSVREWVSLEWMAAAVAATLEILTVWVERSAKA, via the coding sequence ATGCCCGCCACCCTCAACGCCGCCGACCGCCGGCAGCTGCTCGAACGGTTCCTGCGCTACGTCGCCGTCGACACCCAGTCCGACGACGCCTCGACCACCAGCCCGAGCACCGAGAAGCAGAAGGACCTCGCACGGCTGCTGGCCGACGAGCTGCGCGCGCTCGGCTGTGGCGACGCCGCGATGAACGAATGGGGCTACGTCTTCGCCACCATCCCCGGCAACCTGCCGACCGGCCACCCGGCGGCCGGGTCGGTGCCGACGATCGGCCTGATCGCCCACATGGACACCTACTTCGCGACCCCGGGCGGCGGCGTGAGGCCTCGCGTCATCGAGTCGTACGACGGCAGCGACATCGAGCTCGGCCCCGGGCAGGTGCTCGACGTCACCGGCAACCCGAACCTCGCCCGCTGTGTCGGCCAGACTCTGATCCACACCGACGGCACGACCCTGCTCGGCGCCGACGACAAGGCCGGGGTGGCCGAGATCATGACCCTCGTGGCCTGGCTCCGCGATCACCCGGAGTTCCTTCACGGGCCGATCCGGATCGCCTTCACTACCGACGAGGAGGTCGGGCGTGGCACCGAGCACTTCGACGTCGGCGCTTTCGGCGCCGACTACGCCTACACCCTGGACGGGTCGGACCTCGGCGAGATCGAGGACGAGACCTTCTGCGCCGACACGGCGTTGGTGACGGTCACCGGCCACGACGTGCATCCCGGCTACGCCAAGGGCAAGCTGGTCAACGCAGTGCGGGTGGCGGCGGCGATCATCGACCGCCTCGACCCCAACCACCTGCCCGAGACCACCGAGGCCCGGCAGCCCTACCTCCACCCCTACACCATCTCGGGCAACGTCTCCGCGATCGAGCTGAAGCTGCTGGTCCGCGCGTTCTCGATCGAGGAGCTGCGCGAGCGCGAGGACCACCTGCGGCAGGTGATCGCCGGGGTCAGCACCCGCTTCCCGGCCGCCAAGATCGACCTCGCCATCCAGGAGTCCTACCGCAACATGGCCTACAAGATCCGCGAGGACATCAAGGTGCTCGACTACGCGCTGGAGGCGGTGAAGCGCGTCGGCATCGAGCCCAAGCGCCAGGCGATCCGCGGCGGCACCGATGGCGCGCGCCTCTCCTTCATGGGCCTGCTCACCCCGAACATCTGGGCCGGCGGCCAGAGCTTTCACTCGGTCCGGGAGTGGGTGTCCCTGGAGTGGATGGCGGCGGCCGTCGCGGCCACGCTCGAGATCCTGACCGTCTGGGTGGAGCGCTCCGCGAAGGCATAG
- a CDS encoding EAL domain-containing protein: MSVLCHSSDAELCARLASLPSLRDAELEVRDDLAGTLEAVRRDHHRLVLVDAADADADGLSLCRKIRATTGKDQCVIVLLAAGDDPALHRLALQAGADEVVDRRADDRQLDARLAPARRRAERLLTAAAVLDATVAIQRAMDRMQLGVTITDLDGRILYINDADARMHGYAPEELLGESVRLYSPRNSWSPLGPDEARTIKSWRRESVNVRKDGSRFPVQLLSDVVLDGDGVPVAVVTVCEDITERKRFELELGSARDQLDARVKERTTELLETNIRLQHEILERRKVERQLLYEALHDSLTDLPNRALFFDRLSRVIAGSARHPEHLFAVLYLDLDQYKVVTESLGHDAGDRLLVQVAHRLRASIRPEDTIGCAGGDEFMVLVEDLKDASDVTRVARRIQEALAVPMEIAGHTVFVTASIGIALSSTHYERPEDMIRDAQIAMFRAQAGSGGDHVIFDREMHEIAVSRLRLEMELRQALDRREFNVHYQPIVALESGQIEGFEALARWSAAGGPVPPYEFIPLAEEIGTIFDLEQQILHCVCRDIRRWRERFGDSSPYVSVNLSGKELANAGFADHVRDILAQYGVEPSWIRFEVTESSIVENAEVAAGVLARLRALGVRVYIDDFGTGYSSLSSLHSYPIDTLKIDQSFISGDHGPAHNWEIVRVIIGLAKALGLEVIAEGIETSEQLSVIRDLGCAYGQGYLFSRPVPSEEAARFLESSRFEVA; the protein is encoded by the coding sequence ATGAGTGTCCTCTGCCACTCATCGGACGCCGAGCTGTGCGCCCGGCTCGCCTCACTGCCGTCGCTGCGGGACGCCGAGCTCGAGGTCCGCGACGACCTTGCCGGCACCCTCGAGGCAGTCCGCCGCGACCACCACCGCCTGGTCCTGGTCGACGCCGCAGACGCGGACGCCGACGGGCTCTCCCTGTGCCGGAAGATCCGCGCCACCACGGGCAAGGACCAGTGCGTGATCGTGCTGCTCGCGGCAGGCGACGACCCCGCTCTCCACCGGCTCGCGCTGCAGGCCGGCGCGGACGAGGTCGTGGACCGGCGCGCCGACGACCGCCAGCTCGACGCCCGCCTGGCGCCCGCCCGGCGCCGCGCCGAGCGGCTGCTCACCGCGGCGGCGGTGCTCGACGCCACCGTCGCGATCCAGCGTGCCATGGACCGGATGCAGCTGGGAGTGACCATCACCGACCTCGACGGCCGGATCCTGTACATCAATGACGCCGATGCGCGGATGCACGGCTATGCCCCCGAGGAGCTGCTCGGCGAGTCGGTCCGCCTGTACTCGCCCCGCAACTCCTGGAGCCCGCTCGGCCCGGACGAGGCGCGGACCATCAAGAGCTGGCGCCGCGAGTCGGTGAACGTCCGCAAGGACGGCTCCCGATTCCCGGTCCAGCTGCTGTCCGACGTCGTGCTCGACGGCGACGGCGTGCCGGTCGCGGTGGTCACGGTCTGCGAGGACATCACCGAACGCAAGCGCTTCGAGCTCGAGCTCGGCAGCGCCCGCGACCAGCTCGACGCCCGCGTCAAGGAGCGCACCACCGAGCTGCTCGAGACCAATATCCGGCTCCAGCACGAGATCCTGGAGCGCCGCAAGGTGGAGCGCCAGCTGCTCTACGAGGCCCTCCACGACAGCCTCACCGACCTTCCCAACCGGGCGCTGTTCTTCGACCGGCTGTCGCGCGTGATCGCAGGGTCGGCCCGCCACCCCGAGCACCTGTTCGCCGTGCTCTACCTCGACCTCGACCAGTACAAGGTGGTCACCGAGAGCCTCGGCCACGACGCCGGTGACCGGCTGCTGGTGCAGGTGGCCCACCGCCTCCGCGCCTCGATCCGGCCGGAGGACACGATCGGTTGCGCCGGCGGGGACGAGTTCATGGTGCTGGTCGAGGACCTCAAGGACGCGAGCGACGTCACCAGGGTCGCACGGCGCATCCAGGAGGCCCTGGCAGTGCCGATGGAGATCGCCGGCCACACCGTGTTCGTGACCGCCAGCATCGGCATCGCGCTCTCCTCGACCCATTACGAGCGGCCCGAGGACATGATCCGCGACGCCCAGATCGCGATGTTCCGCGCCCAGGCCGGCAGCGGCGGCGACCACGTGATCTTCGACCGCGAGATGCACGAGATTGCGGTGTCGCGGCTGCGGCTGGAGATGGAGCTCCGCCAGGCGCTCGACCGGCGCGAGTTCAACGTCCACTACCAGCCGATCGTCGCCCTGGAGAGCGGCCAGATCGAGGGCTTCGAGGCGCTGGCCCGGTGGTCGGCCGCCGGCGGGCCGGTGCCGCCCTACGAGTTCATCCCTCTCGCCGAGGAGATCGGCACCATCTTCGACCTCGAGCAGCAGATCCTGCACTGCGTGTGCCGCGACATCCGCCGCTGGCGCGAGCGGTTCGGCGACTCCTCCCCATACGTCAGCGTCAACCTGTCGGGCAAGGAGCTCGCCAACGCCGGCTTCGCGGACCACGTTCGCGACATCCTCGCCCAGTACGGCGTGGAGCCGAGCTGGATTCGGTTCGAGGTCACCGAGAGCTCGATCGTGGAGAACGCCGAGGTGGCGGCCGGCGTGCTGGCCCGACTGCGGGCGCTCGGAGTGCGGGTCTACATCGACGACTTCGGCACCGGGTACTCGTCGCTGAGCTCGCTGCACTCCTACCCCATCGACACGCTCAAGATCGACCAGTCGTTCATCAGCGGTGACCACGGCCCGGCCCACAACTGGGAGATCGTGCGCGTCATCATCGGCCTCGCCAAGGCGCTCGGCCTGGAGGTGATCGCCGAGGGCATCGAGACCTCCGAGCAGCTCAGCGTGATCCGGGACCTCGGCTGCGCCTACGGGCAGGGATACCTGTTCTCCAGGCCGGTGCCCAGCGAGGAGGCGGCCCGCTTCCTCGAGTCCTCTCGCTTCGAGGTCGCCTAG
- a CDS encoding NAD(P)/FAD-dependent oxidoreductase, with protein sequence MRQPLPARPAPRILIVGGGFGGAYCAQALERRLRPGEAEVVLLDRNNYFVFHPLLVEAGTGSLEPRHAVVSIRAFLKRARFVMGEVVGADLDARQLSYLPPGGEEPARLSYDHLVLAPGSVTRLPEVPGLRERGFEMKSLGDAVRLRDHAIRQLERADGAGDPRARKRMLHFVVVGGNFTGVEVAGEFQVFLRRASRRYRAVDPDDVRVTLVELGSRILPALDEGLADYATHRMRRCGTRIELGLSVARIDPESVTLTDGQVLESETVIWCAGIAPSPLVERLALPRDGRGYLLCERDLSVVGRSDVWAIGDSAVNPGPDGGPYPATAQHAVRQATHLADNLAGVLRGRTARPCDIRSHGELAALGCRTAVARVFGFRLAGFPAWFLWRTVYLLKMPGLARKVRVALDWSMDLAFAKEAVQLGLTSNGGRRRPGLHDGAGPLARSGGA encoded by the coding sequence GTGCGTCAGCCACTGCCCGCTCGTCCCGCGCCGCGGATCCTGATTGTCGGGGGCGGCTTCGGCGGAGCCTACTGTGCACAGGCGCTGGAGCGGCGGCTGCGGCCCGGCGAGGCCGAGGTCGTGCTGCTCGACCGCAACAACTACTTCGTCTTCCACCCCCTCTTGGTCGAGGCCGGCACCGGCAGCCTCGAGCCCCGACACGCGGTGGTGTCGATCCGCGCCTTCTTGAAGCGCGCTCGATTCGTGATGGGCGAGGTCGTCGGCGCGGATCTCGATGCCCGCCAGCTTTCGTACCTGCCGCCAGGCGGAGAGGAGCCGGCGCGGCTCTCCTATGATCACCTGGTGCTGGCGCCGGGCAGCGTGACCCGCCTGCCCGAAGTGCCTGGGCTGCGCGAGCGCGGCTTCGAGATGAAGAGCCTCGGCGACGCGGTTCGGCTGCGCGACCACGCCATCCGGCAGCTCGAGCGGGCGGATGGCGCCGGCGACCCGAGAGCCCGCAAGCGGATGCTGCACTTCGTCGTGGTCGGCGGCAACTTCACCGGGGTCGAGGTGGCGGGGGAGTTCCAGGTGTTTCTGCGCCGCGCCAGCCGCCGCTATCGGGCCGTCGACCCGGACGACGTTCGGGTCACCCTGGTGGAGCTGGGATCGCGAATCCTGCCCGCCCTCGACGAGGGCCTCGCGGACTACGCCACCCACCGCATGCGGCGCTGCGGGACCCGGATCGAGCTCGGGCTGTCGGTGGCCAGGATCGACCCGGAGTCGGTGACCCTGACCGACGGGCAGGTCCTCGAGTCGGAGACCGTCATCTGGTGCGCGGGCATCGCGCCGAGCCCGCTGGTCGAACGGCTGGCGCTGCCGCGGGACGGCCGCGGCTATCTGCTGTGCGAGCGCGACCTGAGCGTGGTCGGCCGCTCCGACGTCTGGGCGATCGGCGACTCGGCGGTCAACCCAGGGCCGGACGGGGGGCCGTACCCGGCGACCGCCCAGCACGCGGTCCGGCAGGCCACGCATCTGGCGGACAACCTGGCCGGCGTGCTGCGGGGTCGGACGGCCAGGCCGTGCGACATCCGGTCGCACGGCGAGCTGGCGGCCCTCGGCTGCCGCACCGCCGTCGCCAGGGTCTTCGGCTTCAGGCTGGCAGGCTTCCCGGCCTGGTTCCTGTGGCGCACCGTGTACCTGCTGAAGATGCCGGGTCTGGCGCGCAAGGTGCGGGTCGCTCTCGACTGGTCGATGGACCTGGCTTTCGCCAAGGAGGCCGTCCAGCTCGGGCTCACGTCCAACGGTGGCCGGCGACGTCCGGGGTTGCACGACGGCGCGGGACCTCTGGCCCGGTCGGGCGGCGCCTGA
- a CDS encoding NAD(P)H-binding protein, producing the protein MRILVTGATGYIGGRLVPRLVEDGHQVRVLVRDPGRIAGRPWADHVELAVGDVEAPASLRPACAGVDVAYYFVAHKFIFSAMVRRIAREALAPTRPGTRI; encoded by the coding sequence ATGAGGATCCTGGTCACCGGCGCCACCGGCTACATTGGCGGGCGGCTGGTGCCCCGGCTGGTCGAGGACGGGCATCAGGTTCGCGTCCTGGTCCGCGACCCCGGCCGCATCGCCGGGCGTCCCTGGGCCGACCACGTCGAGCTGGCGGTCGGGGACGTCGAGGCCCCCGCCTCGCTACGCCCTGCCTGCGCCGGCGTGGACGTGGCCTACTACTTCGTCGCCCACAAGTTCATCTTCTCCGCGATGGTCCGCCGGATCGCCCGCGAGGCGCTCGCCCCCACCCGACCAGGGACCAGGATCTAG
- a CDS encoding thioredoxin domain-containing protein: MRRHLILGSILLVASAACAQQPAEVKAGDAGVVARFADQAITAAELEDAVKPQLLSLRQQEYEIKRQQLDQTIFERLAERAAAAAGLTSAQYLEQQVTARVGEPTEEEIQKVLAQYRSRLNPDDAKAREQVVGYLKQQQQAKLNTELKERLFREANVEILLEPMRFDAKVTADHPARGGDPDAPIVLIEYTDFQCPFCGRVQPTLAQIMDRYGKSVRHVFKQLPLPMHPQARLGAEASLCAGAQGKFWEMHDWLFANKDRIARDTLVAQATAIGIDAEKFAACVDTNAFGARIDEDMSEARSFGITGTPGFLVNGIAIRGAMPFEEFVRVIDGELQRKGLPVPAAAAATGS, from the coding sequence ATGAGACGTCATCTGATTCTTGGGTCGATTCTGCTCGTCGCCTCGGCGGCGTGTGCCCAGCAACCTGCCGAGGTGAAGGCCGGAGATGCCGGGGTCGTCGCCCGGTTCGCCGACCAGGCCATCACCGCGGCCGAGCTCGAGGATGCGGTGAAGCCCCAGCTCCTGTCGCTGCGCCAGCAGGAGTACGAGATCAAGCGCCAGCAGCTCGACCAGACCATCTTCGAGCGTCTGGCGGAGCGCGCCGCAGCCGCCGCCGGGCTCACCTCCGCGCAGTACCTGGAGCAGCAGGTGACGGCGCGAGTCGGCGAGCCGACCGAGGAGGAGATCCAGAAGGTCCTCGCCCAGTACCGGTCGCGGCTCAACCCCGACGACGCCAAGGCCCGCGAGCAGGTGGTGGGCTACCTCAAGCAGCAGCAGCAGGCGAAGCTCAACACCGAGCTCAAGGAGCGGCTGTTCCGCGAGGCCAACGTCGAGATCCTGCTCGAGCCGATGCGCTTCGACGCCAAGGTGACGGCCGATCACCCGGCGCGCGGCGGCGATCCCGATGCCCCGATCGTGCTCATCGAGTACACCGACTTCCAGTGCCCCTTCTGCGGGCGCGTTCAGCCGACCCTGGCCCAGATCATGGACCGGTACGGCAAGTCGGTCCGGCACGTCTTCAAGCAGCTGCCGCTGCCGATGCATCCGCAGGCCCGGCTCGGCGCCGAGGCGTCGCTTTGCGCCGGCGCCCAGGGCAAGTTCTGGGAGATGCACGACTGGCTGTTCGCCAACAAGGACCGGATCGCTCGCGACACCCTGGTCGCCCAGGCGACGGCGATCGGGATCGACGCCGAGAAGTTCGCGGCCTGCGTCGATACCAACGCCTTCGGTGCGCGGATCGACGAGGACATGTCGGAGGCGCGGAGCTTCGGCATCACCGGCACCCCCGGCTTCCTGGTCAACGGAATCGCGATCCGGGGAGCGATGCCGTTCGAGGAGTTCGTGCGGGTCATCGACGGCGAGCTCCAGCGCAAGGGGCTGCCGGTGCCGGCGGCCGCCGCCGCGACCGGCAGCTGA
- the der gene encoding ribosome biogenesis GTPase Der, whose product MSRQPVIVIVGRPNVGKSTLFNRLTRSRRALVHDLPGVTRDRIIADAERPGGGRVTVVDTGGLLLEDEDRYVPLIRSQAEEAIRGADAVVLLLDGEAGPIPEDRDISNYLRGLGVPVVPVVNKADRSGVELGTPEFAALGLGDPVPISAEHGRGIDELWEALEPHLGAAHEPDEGAGPVDEVQVAIIGRPNVGKSSLLNRLVGVSRVLVSELPGTTRDAVDVVMERDGVRYRFVDTAGIRRKGRTDRGPEVLSVVMARRHLERADLCLVVVDGAAGISGQDAHVAGYAWEAGRATVVVANKWDLVEDRAAARRAIADQVSRQMAFARHAPMVFLSALTGRGVHRLFPLMAALQQSHSRRVPSAELNRLVKEAWRAHPPSVAGRREPRLFYCAQVGTAPPRFALFTNLATQPHFSYLRHLENALRSEFGFEGVPIRVMIKGRSR is encoded by the coding sequence GTGAGCCGCCAGCCCGTGATCGTGATCGTGGGGCGCCCCAACGTCGGCAAGTCGACCCTCTTCAACCGCTTGACCCGCAGCCGCCGGGCACTGGTCCACGACCTGCCGGGCGTCACCCGTGACCGCATCATCGCCGACGCCGAGCGGCCGGGGGGAGGCCGCGTGACGGTCGTCGACACCGGCGGCTTGCTGCTCGAGGACGAGGATCGTTACGTGCCGCTGATCAGGTCCCAGGCCGAGGAGGCGATCCGCGGCGCCGACGCCGTGGTGCTTCTGCTCGACGGCGAGGCGGGACCGATCCCCGAGGATCGCGACATCTCAAACTACCTGCGGGGGCTCGGCGTGCCGGTGGTGCCGGTCGTCAACAAGGCCGATCGCTCGGGGGTCGAGCTCGGCACACCCGAGTTTGCCGCCCTCGGCCTGGGCGATCCGGTGCCGATCTCGGCCGAGCACGGCCGGGGAATCGACGAGCTCTGGGAGGCGCTCGAGCCCCACCTCGGGGCCGCGCACGAGCCCGACGAGGGTGCTGGTCCCGTCGACGAGGTCCAGGTCGCGATCATCGGCCGCCCCAACGTCGGCAAGTCGTCGCTGCTCAACCGGCTGGTCGGGGTGTCGAGGGTGCTGGTGAGCGAGCTCCCCGGCACGACTCGCGATGCGGTCGACGTGGTCATGGAGCGGGACGGCGTGCGCTACCGTTTCGTCGACACCGCCGGCATCCGCCGCAAGGGGCGCACCGACCGCGGCCCGGAGGTGCTGTCGGTGGTGATGGCGCGGCGCCACCTGGAGCGCGCGGACCTCTGCCTGGTGGTCGTCGACGGTGCTGCCGGCATCAGCGGGCAGGATGCCCACGTCGCGGGCTATGCGTGGGAGGCCGGGCGGGCGACGGTGGTGGTTGCGAACAAATGGGACCTGGTCGAGGACCGGGCGGCCGCCCGCCGTGCCATCGCCGACCAGGTGTCGCGCCAGATGGCCTTTGCCCGCCACGCCCCGATGGTCTTCCTGTCGGCCCTCACCGGGAGGGGAGTGCACCGACTGTTCCCGCTCATGGCGGCGCTGCAGCAGTCGCACTCCAGGCGGGTGCCGAGCGCGGAGCTCAACCGGCTGGTCAAGGAGGCGTGGCGCGCTCATCCGCCATCGGTGGCCGGGCGGCGAGAGCCCCGCCTGTTCTACTGTGCCCAGGTCGGCACCGCTCCGCCCCGGTTCGCGCTTTTCACCAACCTCGCGACGCAGCCGCACTTCTCCTATCTGCGGCACCTCGAGAACGCGCTGCGGAGCGAATTCGGCTTTGAGGGGGTGCCGATCCGGGTTATGATCAAGGGGAGATCGCGCTGA